In the genome of Desulfobacterales bacterium, the window TCAGGGGGATTTCATTCAAGATTTCTATTTTTCATAATGGCGGTTAGTTCCTCCAGATCCTTTTCGGTGTCGATGTCAAAAAAGGGCAGAGGGTCCTTTGTTTCCACCAAAAGCACCGCTTCCGGGTGCGCCCGGATGATTTCTCTGGCGCCGATATCCCCGGATACGTTCAATAGCTGTTGGTAGAACTTGCTGCTGAAAAGCGTTGGATTTCCCCGTTTGCCGTTGTAAACGGGGACGCAGATGTCTTTTTCCGACTCCCAAAAGCTTTCCAGTAACTGATCGATCAGGGCTGAACTCACCAATGGTTGATCCCCCAGCAAAAACATCACCGCGGGAAAGTCCTTCATGACGTTGGCTAAACCCGTGCGCAGGGATTGACTCATACCGTCCTTGTATTGAGGATTTATGATCGTGAGAACCTGCCGGTCGTTGTATCTCAGCGACAGATTGGACGCGATTTGCCGGGCGTCATGGCCGAGGACCACAACGATATTATCCAGCCGGGAGGATAAACAGGCATCCACCACCCATTCGATCAGCGGTTTGCCGTTTAAGTCCATGAGCTGCTTGGGCCGGCCGAACCGGGTGGACAGGCCGGCCGCCAGAATGATTCCTGCTGTAGGTCTTTTGGGGTTCACGGGATATTTTCCGGTTTAATTTTAATGAGCATAATAAAAAAAAGTTTTGACAGCAAGTACTAACGAATGCTAACGGGAAACGATTTTAACACCTTTGGCCGCTTTTGGCAGGAGAATGGATAAAACATGATTGACAGGGAAACAGAAATCGCATTCAACACGCAGGTGGCAGCCGATACCTATGTGATGGGGTTTAAAGCCCCTGAAATCGTCGCTGCGGCAAGCCCCGGACAGTTTGTCATGATCCGGGTGGGCTCGGCCCTGGAGCCGCTCTTGCGGCGGCCGTTCTCCATCGGGGGAACCTTGCAGGGAGAGCTGCTCCTGATCCTTTATAAGGTCATCGGCAAAGGGACGGCCCTCATGGCTAAAGCGGAAAAGGGGGACCATATGGCGGTCTTGGGGCCGCTGGGCCGGGGATTTTCCCAGCCCCGGCCGGGAAAAAGGCCGATACTGGCAGCGGGCGGAATCGGCATTGCCCCCCTGCTGTTTTTGGCCCAAACCCTCGCTGTTTCCAAACCGCTGTTTCTGGCCGGTTATCGCCGCGAAGCCGAAAAGGTCCCCTTCGACACATTCGGGTTGACGGATGAAAACCTTCTGATTGCAACCGATGACGGCAGTCTCGGGCATCATGGTTTTGTTACGGAATTGCTTGAAACCCATATCCATCAGGCAGAGAAGGCTTCAGCGATCGTCTATGCCTGCGGACCGGCGCCCATGCTCAAAAAGGTGGCGGCTTTGACCATCTCAAGCCAAACCTCCTGCCAGATGTCTTTGGAAGCCAATATGGCCTGCGGCCTGGGGGCCTGCCAGGGGTGTGCGGTGAAATCATCGACACCGGACCGAATAACCTACTATCTGGTATGCAAGGACGGGCCGATATTTCCGGCCCGCGCCATTGATTGGGAGACCCTATGAGTATAACCAAACCGGACCTGTCCGTCACATTAGGCCCCTTAAAGCTGCAAAATCCCCTGATGACCTCTTCCGGCACTTTCGGCTACGGTCAGGAATACAGTGAGCTGTTTGATCTGAATTCACTGGGCGGAATCGTTGTCAAAGGGCTGTCGGTGAATCCGAAAACCGGGAACCCGCCCCCCCGGATCGTGGAAACCGCCTGCGGCATGCTCAACGCCATCGGTTTGGCCAACATGGGGCTGAAGGCCTTTGTGGAGAAAATCGTGCCGTGGCTGGCAGAGCTCACCACCAGGGTCGTCGTGAATATCTATGGCCACACCATTGATGATTATCGCGCGGTGGCCGAAGGACTTAAAGGGATTGATGCGGTTTCCGCTCTGGAAGTCAATATATCCTGCCCCAATGTGGAGTGCGGCGGCATGGTATTCGGCACCGACCCGAAGGTTGCGGCCCAGGTGACGGAGCAGGTTTTGAAAATTGCGGACAAGCCGGTGATTGTGAAGCTCTCCCCCAATGTGACCGATATCCGGGTAATGGCCCGGGCGGTGGAAGGGGCCGGGGCCCACGTGATCTCCCTGATCAACGCCCCCACGGGAATGGCCGTGGATATCAAGACGCGGCGGCCGAAGCTGGCCAATGTTTCCGGCGGGCTCACCGGTCCGGCCATCCGTCCCATCGCGCTGCATATGGTGCACCAGGTGGTGCGTACGGTGAAAATCCCGGTCATCGGCATCGGCGGGATCATGAACTACCAGGACGCCCTTGAGTTTTTTATCGTGGGCGCCCGGGCGGTGCAGGTGGGGACCGCGAACTTTATCAATCCCCGCACGGCCCTGAATATCGTGGAAGATCTCGAACGCTACTGCATCGAAAACGGCATCGCCGCCATAACCGACATCATCGGAACCCTCGATCTGCCGCCGTGGAAATAATGTCATCACTGACTGTCGGCCGGGTTAAAATGAGTCACTTGTAACGAGCGAATATTCCGATGAATGCTCCCCTGCATGCCCGGAACTTTTTCACCAACGCTCCCTTTAGGCTTTTAAACTGCGAATGAGTAACCACCATCACCAAAAAAATTCGACTATTCTGCTCGTTAT includes:
- a CDS encoding nucleotidyltransferase family protein — translated: MNPKRPTAGIILAAGLSTRFGRPKQLMDLNGKPLIEWVVDACLSSRLDNIVVVLGHDARQIASNLSLRYNDRQVLTIINPQYKDGMSQSLRTGLANVMKDFPAVMFLLGDQPLVSSALIDQLLESFWESEKDICVPVYNGKRGNPTLFSSKFYQQLLNVSGDIGAREIIRAHPEAVLLVETKDPLPFFDIDTEKDLEELTAIMKNRNLE
- a CDS encoding dihydroorotate dehydrogenase electron transfer subunit, with the translated sequence MIDRETEIAFNTQVAADTYVMGFKAPEIVAAASPGQFVMIRVGSALEPLLRRPFSIGGTLQGELLLILYKVIGKGTALMAKAEKGDHMAVLGPLGRGFSQPRPGKRPILAAGGIGIAPLLFLAQTLAVSKPLFLAGYRREAEKVPFDTFGLTDENLLIATDDGSLGHHGFVTELLETHIHQAEKASAIVYACGPAPMLKKVAALTISSQTSCQMSLEANMACGLGACQGCAVKSSTPDRITYYLVCKDGPIFPARAIDWETL
- a CDS encoding dihydroorotate dehydrogenase, whose translation is MSITKPDLSVTLGPLKLQNPLMTSSGTFGYGQEYSELFDLNSLGGIVVKGLSVNPKTGNPPPRIVETACGMLNAIGLANMGLKAFVEKIVPWLAELTTRVVVNIYGHTIDDYRAVAEGLKGIDAVSALEVNISCPNVECGGMVFGTDPKVAAQVTEQVLKIADKPVIVKLSPNVTDIRVMARAVEGAGAHVISLINAPTGMAVDIKTRRPKLANVSGGLTGPAIRPIALHMVHQVVRTVKIPVIGIGGIMNYQDALEFFIVGARAVQVGTANFINPRTALNIVEDLERYCIENGIAAITDIIGTLDLPPWK